GTTGCATCATCCCAGGATCATGGGAATTTTCTTGGCTGCTCTATTTGCGAAACACTGTCCTTCACTTTTCAGGAGAGAAACACAACAGTTGGGATTAATTATTCTTTTGTCATAGgactaactttttctttttgataagcaTCTCTGAAATGGAAGGGTAGATTTTGccctcccctgccctctctcATCAGGTCTCATGATAGGCAGAAATTGTTCACCTTCACagttgttgaatttgagagagggTGACCTCAAAGGATGTTAGATGAGACTTTTAGGTGCAGTTTGCAAAGGAGAATGCTGATGAGTTTTCTCATTtccaggagagaggaagaaaggatccCATTTTGTTTCAGTTGGCAGTACgtgtgatttatttttctttcaggtttGAAAATTTCACAGAGAAATCACTGGACATTCTCTGCCTACTGGCATGGAAAGGTTTTTAAATCCAAATAATAGTGGGAATATTTAAAAGCATGCTTCTTTGGCAAAGTGAGCTCTGTGAGTTATCAAAACAGAACCTGGCAGTCGTTTTGCTGGCATGGATTTATTCTGCTTGGATGGGCTGAGGCTGATCAAATCATTGCACCCAGCAGCTGCTGGTTAATTTGCCTTTTGGAATTATGCTCTATGTGGTGTTTGTTAAAAGTTTGGGTGCATTTAAAGGGGCATAGCAACTAGAGGAATTAGGGAAGTTTAGGATACAGAGCCAAATAGCTAATATTTAGACAAGTATGTTTTGCAAAACAGGAAAGACTTTCTGGAGCATGCTAGATCTGTCATTAAGTCTTGCTGCTTCTTGAATTCATCTCTTTGCCCTCCATTCCCTGGCCCAGGCCTGCATCACACTTGTCTGCATGGCTCAGGTATGCCCTGGTTTCTTCTAACACCCAGCATCTAACTACTCTAATTCAGTCTGCTTTGCAGTTCAAAGCATTTGTTTACATGTACCTTTTAATTTCATCTATAGGAACCATCTTCAGCTCTCTCTTGCTCTGCACTTCACTTCAACTTATGGACATTTATGATCTTTAACTCTGTTCACACTATCCTTGGCTGCTCCTTTTCATGACCTTCCCACTTCAATTATATTTGCCTCCTGCCTTTTGCATTTAGACCTGCACATTCCTGAATCAGTGCCTTTATTCTTCACCTTTGCCATAAATTGCTTTCTTATTGCCTCCTAAAACCTACATTTTCTAGCAAGTTTTCCTTGATTAGGTAAGCACTTGTCATACTTAAACAGGATCTCTCTTAACATTGCCAAGACTTTCAAGGTTCTAGACACAGCTCATTTGCTGGGGTCTTTACTATTTTAGCAACTGTCTGGGAACAtctacatagttttttttttatttgcctctCTCAGCATGCCTTTAGGGTAGATGTTGTCACCTTCAGTTTACAGATGATAAAACGGAGGCTCAGAGAGCTTAATCAGCTTGCCAAGATTCAGACAGCTAGTGAAGGGCAGGACTGAAAATTAAACACAACTTCCTTCCTCTTAATACAGTGTTCTTTTCACTATACTACAGCTGTTTATATGGTTATAAAAACAGCTAGGGCTGTTTTTACTGGTTGattgcttgttattgtttttaatttgttctatTGTACCAATTAAAATAGGTAGActatcttttatttgtttgataTCTTTCAGTCTATTTTTCACTCTActgccataccaccctgaatggtCCCAATCTTGTCTAATGTCTTTTAGTGCCTCTTAAAGGATTAGAAACATTAATGGAAATTGACTCATCAAGTTATTTGTCAGAATACAAAAGTCTTTACCTTTGACACACTGTGCAGTTACTCCTAGGAGAAATTCAGTTCTTCTGATGAGTCCCATTGGCTGGATGCATCGGAGCAAATATGCGGCACACACAAGCAGTCAGCCTGGGAAATGAGCAAGTCAATAACCAAAACCAGGTCAGCCAGTTCCTCAGCAACATTCAGTCCTCCCCTGAAACTATGTACAGTTGCTCTCTGTTTGTGAGTTTTGCATCAATGGATTCATccaaccatggatcaaaaataCACCAAGAAATGTTTCTGTTCTGAATGTCCAcaaatttttcttgtcatttcttaAAAGTACAGTATAGCAATGATTTACatggcatttacattgtatttggTATTATAAGTGATCTAGAAGTGTTTTAAAGTATATGAGAAAATGTGTAcatgttatatgcaaatattataccATTTTGTAAAAAAgacttgagcatcctcagattttggtatctgcaagGGGTCCTGGAATCAATCACTTATGGATACTGGGAGATGACTATTATATCCTGGATCACAGAAATTTGCAGTGTATGATTATTTTCAAAGTCCTCCCTATGTAATTATACGTATCCATTTTATAATATTAAGAAGTTTGGTAGTCACTGCTATTAATAGAAAGATTATTTAATGGTACTGGGATGTCAGGTGCCTTATCAAGCCTAGTGTAACATGTCCTTCTGAAGTGAGTACTGTGTGGGCATTCTGGCTCTACAGGTGTCTTAATCCTATAAGCTGCTGATTGTAAGCTGATTGTAATATGAATGTGGAAATTTTGACCTGGGTTGAAGCTGGCTTATTCGTTGTTTTCTCAAGGTATGGGCATATGTCAGTTGTGAATCAACAAATGAGATAGCTAGTTAGCTACAGTCATTATTTATTGAATCTTTAACATGTGACTGATGGGGAAATTGCTACATATTActgtctttatttgaaaaattaggCAATCAGGATTCTAAAAGGGTAAGACAAAGAGGTCAGTTCAGAATTGAGATCCAGGACATAAAACTTCCAatattttcctcctccttccaagCAAGAGAAAGCATCCAAAGGGCAAATGAGAAGCATCAATTCCCACTAGGTCAAGCATGACTTCTTCTGGGCCTGCACCAGCCCAAGAGTAGATGGCAGACATCTGCTGAGCAGCTGGCTCAACAGCGCCAAGGTGTGGTAGTGAAGAGAAGGGGCTGAGGCAAAGCTGCCTGATCTGAGTCTCCCCTCTGCCACTCCTAGCCATGTGATCTTGGAAGGTGACTTAATCTGTATGTGTTTTGCTCATCCATAAACTGGAGATAATGGTGTTCACCTCCAAGCTTGTTTTGagtattaaatgagatgatatattaaaaagtcaataGACCAGCATTTGGCACCcaataaatgctatgtaaatgtctaagtcaaaaaaaaaaaaaaaaaaaccaggaacaacaatgaaaccaaaaccaaaaccccagACCAATCAACTCATTTCTCTAGCATGGTTCTGATAACATTTATGGAAAGAAAGCCTTCTCTTATCATACTTGCGTTGTACCCAATAAAAATCACCAGTTTCTGAGAGGGAGCTTGAACACAAATTTTAATTGCACTATTACTCCTTACCACCATTACCCAGTGTCCAGTGCTAGTTTGACTCTAGTGCTAGTCAGACTCAAAAGTCTGACTTTGATTACAGACTGGAGAGAAGACATGAAAGACTGGAGGATATTGTCCAGGGAAACTGGCAGCAAGACaagaatataattatatttacaaGTAAGCATTTAAAGTGAGTTGATACAttgaactttttctctttttccctttttccagCTACCACCACTCAGTCTAGGCGGAAAGGCCACTTCTCTCGATGCCCCAAGCAATATAAGCACTACTGCATCAAAGGGAGATGTCGCTTCGTGGTGGCCGAGCAGACGCCCTCCTGCGTGTAAGTGGAGTGCCCCGAGTCAGTGAGTAAAGGGGCGCAGAACGGTGCCTGCCTGGGGCTTGGCAATGGAAAGTCTGAGCTAACCATGCCATCTGCCCGGACGCAGTTCCGCCTGGTCCTGCCCTTGGCCACTTGTTTAAGACCAGCTCGGCAACTACTTATGGAGAAACTGACTCACACTTTCCTCCTGAAATATGAGTGGGTGAGAGCCCAGATCTACTTCCAGGCTGGGCAGTGTTCTCTGCTTCTTTACGCAAGCAAAACTGATTCTGTCCAGTGTTAGGATGCTTTTCAGCTCAAACAATCTCCTGGATGGTACAAATGGAAACAAATCTTCTGGCATCTGTGAGGTGGTTCACAGTTAATATAAATATGAAGGAATTTCTGCCAAATTAAAAGCTCCTTTTTTGCAGGTGTCAGTTAAGGGTGAGGAAGTCAGTCCTGTCTATAAATACATTAGCAGAATCTATGTAATACAGCAGGGAATTGGGAGAAAAGTTCTCTTTCCAACTCTTAGTAGATTAGGAATCCAAGTTTAATTTTACTCAGGCATACACAgcatattttgcttctttttaatgtttattttcttttaaattgatgcCCCTGTAAAGTGATGTCTGGGATCTTTCTTCATAGAGGCACATAGTAATTTTTAAGTACAATTTTGACTTTAAATTCATGGAATAGTTATATTCTTTTGTAGTTTCCTCCATATACAGTTTTTTTCATAAGTATCTCAGAACAGTGATTGTGAACACTATTTTTTTGGAACTTTAAAAGTCAACGGACTTCTTCAAAAGTTAATTATAATTAAgttcaatttaaaaagaagtatgcATGGATATTTCTTAACAGATAAGAATTGATAGTATAAGAAAGCAAGGAAAATGTttctgtgcctgtgtgtgcacgtgtatgtgtgcatgttaaGAAGggtacaattaatttttttttaatttcacataattATTTACTggcttagggctggtggagtagctcaagcagtaagagtgcctgcctaacaagcttgaggccatgagttcaaacctcagtgccatcaaaaaataataaattaataaataatatttagtgGCTTAGAGGCatttattgagttttaaaaataatagtgccCTTTAACTTGGCACATTTTTCTAACTCACCCCTAAGTCTGCAGATTTATTGTTCTTTAATATTGCTGCCTTCTAAAATGAAAATCTACCTAAAATGTGTAATCTACCTGCCGAAGATCAACACAGCCTAAGACCTACAACCTAATACTTACACAGCTGTTCTTGTTCACTTTGAAGTTAAAACTCATTTCCTTGGCTTTTGTAGCTCCTCTGATCCTGGCTTAACTTTCTAGCTGTATCTTTCACCATTTTCCCAAGTGTTGCTATAAAATCCCACATCTCTTTTCATGATTTATTTCACAATTTCTGCTTATAACCTGGAGAATTTATTCCTACTGATGGTTCAGGTTGCAACTCAGCCACCATCTCCTTCTGGACCCCCTCATTTGCTCCTTCCTTTCCAGGAACACACCTGGCTGTGAGGTGAATGTTCCTCCTCTGTGACCCAGACATACTTTAATGAAAGCTGTTTCCACTAGAGCATAGCTGTCATCAGTTTCTTTGCATGTCCCTTCTGTAACTATGAGTTCTTAAAGGGAAGGGTTCATACTTGCTCATTTTTGTGTTTCAGTGGTAAGCCAGTACCCAAAATTTAATGGTGTGCAAGAAATGAttgatgagtaaatgaataagtgATTCTACCATAGTCCATCTAATATTATGCTAAATTTCAAAACCAGGAATACCTTGTTAGTAGTAGAATGGCACAGAACCAATGGAGGCAGAACAAAACAGGGCTTAGAATGCAGATTTTTGAAGTCAGATAAACCTAATGTGAGATTTTATTTTCACCCATTATAAGGAGTGTAAATAATGGGTCATTTATTCCTATGTGTCTTTATAATCTATAGAAAGGTAATAGTACTTTTAAGTATTGAAGATTAAGCcaaataataaatgcaaaaacCACTTATCATGTTACTCAGCACAGAGTAGGTGTTCCCTAATTGAGCCACTGAGATGAATGGCAGATATTGGACCTAGTTCTGTCCTAGGTTAGGTAATTTGGTGTATCATGAATTCAAGTGAAACAGTCTAGTCTGTGGTGACAGTACTATTTTGAGCTATCAGAAATATCTCCTTTGGGTTGGAATCATAGGAGTTTACGGACTCCTGCTTTTACACAAAAAACCAAAGTGTACTTCAAATAGTTCAAATCCCctatttgttttttcagtattttcttggCACTTGGATAATTTGCTTCCAGATGcatgattatttatttgtttatttatgtgtcACAGGTTATTTACATGCTGCTAAGGGCATGAACTTAGGAGTCAGATTGCTTGTGGTTGAATCCTAGACCTACTCACTTAATTTCCCTgcatctcagtttcttcacctgcaaAATAGGGTAATAATAGCACCTATCTCAAAGAGTGAGGTAGAATAATGATTGTGTTAATACCTATTAAATCTCCTAAAACAGTGTCTGGTGATTATTTGGGAACAGAGATCTTAAAACCTGGTTTTTGCAGTCCCTCAAGGAtcatggaaactttaaaaatttttttcaatttttggttttattctaTGAGATGTTtattcaataagcatttattcACCATTCAATATACATTAGGACCTTACTCCTTTTGTCCCTTACTCATCCATATAGGAGCTATACTTAGCTAATATGTTATTGGTTTTCTCAAGAGAGAAATAATACGAATTCTCCATAACTATGTCAAGGTTTGACCTTTTAGTATTGGGTTGTAATTTACAGGAACTACTTACTGCTTACTGAGGAATCCAGTTAAAGCATGGTTCAGCCATTGAATCCAGAGatcataattagaaaaaaattctaaaagagaATAATTTCTATGCCTTTTATGGGCAAAATTACTGTTTAAAATGCCATATTTAGTAAATTTGTTAAAGAACAATTTAAGTTAATTGGAAGAGACTATACCTATTTGTAAGATTTAACCACATTCCTAACTCTAAAAAAATCTTCCTCCCACATGCAATTTAAAGTGATTGTCCACCATTGTTTCAATCCTATGTACAACAGACTTCTGATATTTCAAGACATTTCTAAGCTCTCTCCCTATACTTTAACCTTGAAATGAAGATACCTAGCTGTCTTGCAGGAAGCAATTCTCTCTCATTTATCCTGGGGTGTTTTTGCAATAGGTGGCATTAGatgtctttctttctgcttgCATTGCAGTTTATCTTTCAGTTGAGATTGTTCCTGagattggtttttgtttgtttatttatttttgaagcacTGTATCAGCCTTTATATTGGTATTAAGGGATTTTCTAACTTGAGAAATACAGGGTTTGTGGGAATTAACTGCCTTGGCTTTTGTCAAGCATAAGATATACAACAGCGTGGCAGTACTtcctttcttaaagaaaaatgaggttGCATAGTAATGGATGCAGAGTTAATCTTTTTGACATTTACATAATTATGTATATGGCCAGTATCTCTTTGTTTGAATGTGGCTgagatgaataaaaggaaaatattcattATTGTGGAGGTGCTAATGTTGCAACAGATAAGTTTGCTTCAAATATCTTCAAATTTTTATGCACGTTTTAAGCTTCTGACAACAATTCAGAGAATTCTATAGGTAGTCCACAAATCACTGAGCCATTCTCTCAGCTATTGTTGCTCAGACAAGTCTCAGCTTGGTGACACTGTATTGATGGAGGCTTGAGAGACTTAGGGAAGTGATAGCCACACTTAGACAGCTGGTTGATTGGGTTATTCCACTGGAATAGGTCCATGGAGTAAAAGGAGGCCACTCAGAAGAGAGTGGAGGAACTGATGAACACATCTGGAAATGTAGCCTTAGAGACCCAAATAAAAGAACTGGCTAGGACAGTGCTTATGGGAGGTAGCTGGGGAGGTAGCGAATGCAAGAGTAATAGGAGAACATTACCTTATTCTGTCATCTCCCAAGCACTAGTACTAGaaccaaagtgtgtgtgtgtgtgtgtgtgtatgtgtgaaagaaagagagagagagagagagaaagaaagagagagagagagagagaaagaaagagagagagagattttaaagttatatttatgaaaatttttactttctatATTTGGACACTGGGTTATGAGGTTTCACACACATTACCCTGTTCAATTCTATGAaacaatgtaatttaaaaaataatttgtaagagtGCTTTGGCACAGTGAAACTGTTCATATTGCCTTATGATGAAATTGGAAAATGTTCACAAGTTTCAGGACTGGAGGacagcttttctttttgtaaagaaATTATATCTTTATTAATCTCAAGCAGTGGAAACAATGTTAGTCTCTTCAGAAGATGAAGATTTATAAATCTTGTATTTTTACCAGGTCgccatcttgttttgtttttatagctgTGATGAAGGCTACACCGGGGCGAGGTGTGAGCGTGTGGACCTGTTTTATCTGAGAGGAGACAGAGGACAGATTTTGGTGATTTGTTTGATAGCTGTTAtggtcatttttatcattttggtcATTGGTGTCTGCACATGCTGCCAGTAagtatttttaaacttcattCATATGAACCTGAGAAATTGTATCTTGCCCAGTGCTCTTTCTgttccatcttttcttccttctaaacTTCTTCCCCTTTACCATTTGCTTTGGTgtaaataaatttactttttgaGGTTTGCTATCATTAATATTAATGGATTTATTTATAATGGAACAATAAGTTCATGATTTTTACCATTTTACTGGAAATAATTATAACTTAAAACTTGCATAAATCTTTTAGCTTAAAAATGCCAATCATTTAGTCCTGAAGGCAGGTATATTTTGTTGTTAGTAAATTAAATAAGAACTTTACTTTTCTAAAACTGTATGACTGAGGAAcattgaaaaatagaaataaataaaaacatttttacttgGCCACATTAATGTAATCAATTTTCTGTGCAAATGATGGTTATACTATTTCTCCTGTCTTCAACATTTCCTTACTACCATTTTTGGAATTAAGAAGTATGTTGCTTTTGCTTTGAGGCAGAGTGGCTTGGTGAAATTCTTAATTGAATTAGTTTCTCTTGAAACccaccaattttttttaattacagaaaaacTACCACATAGTATGCTGAAAGGTATTTTATTAAAGTGCTGTCTTGAGAAGGAAGCCCAGCTTCCTAAATTGTTACATCTACTTCCAGGCTGTGtccacaccaaaaaaaacaagGTGATTCCTTTCTTCACAACATTTGTGGGAGAAAAATGCTAGCAtagacagtctttttttttttttctgagaaaataatttattcaattttaaatgagaaattttcaaaaagtttaagTATGACCattaatgaggccctgaatttgttcattgattacttaaatttaaatgaatttttaaaaatcaagaaattctCTCAAAATTCCTTCAGCCTTTTCTCTAAACTTCCAAGATAGGTCATTTGTTTTGTTCAGGACCTGAACCATGAAGTCTCTACTCTAGACTAGATCCAAAACAACCTGAATAACAGAAAAGCAAGATTCTAAACTGATGTGTGATCTCCGTTTTCTTTAAGCCCACTAATTCatggttgttgttttttgtcgatgtgattttatttatttatttatttggcaacaATTGAAGAGTAGGAGGCACAGTGAAATGGTACAGAAAATGcatgtttcatttttatcaagCCTTTTACACTATATATCAAGCCAGTGCAATGGCTCATCAAATAAATTGcttgaagatgaaaacaaatgacCTAAACTGGAACACAAGCAAAATATAGATATATGTGCCTAGTGTAAATGCTGCCTACCAACTTACTTTACATTGATTTGCTTATCTTATAATATATAAGCTGTCACTGCTTCTCTTAGAGAAGGGAAGTGAATGTTTAGTTGCTCAGTTATGATGACTGGATCTCCCATTGCTATCTTGTCATGTTTTTGTTATAAAATCAATTAACTGTTTTTCAAATACATCTGGTTGTTACATTCCTGTTAGTGTATATGGAGCAGGAGAAAACAGGTCACTTGATGGGAAGGCATTTTCTCCAGTCTACTCCTTGATGTCAGCCTTTCAATTGGGACATGATGGGCTGAAGGACCCTGAGGTTTAGTGCAGGTGGAGAGATCAGCTGGTGGCAGATTGTCCTCTGAtgaaacccaggtccttgcaggTCTTTCCAGTCCACAGTGGGCCTTTCCCTTCTCTGACGCCATCTTCTTCTCACAAAGGTGCTGAACACAAGTCTGGTGGACTGAATATGACTTGGGCAAAACAAGAAGTACCTTCCATTCAAATCCCTGCTCTACTAGAGCATAGACAGTCTTTGATTTTTGTCTCAGCTCTGCTGTTATGAACTTTGAGACTTGAGACAAATTTCTTAatgcttttgaaaattaattatatGCTTTTGGTAAAACACAAAAGTATTATACCAGCTAATCTATAGGATTCTTTTtagttataaaattaaaaaatatttttaagtttatgtACTTTATGATAGAAATGAATATTTATAATGCTAGGTTTGAAGAAGAGAATGAGTTAAGTAAAGCTGAGAAATGgcctattttattatattagttTTGAAATCCATTGTTCAGGAAACTGGACTCCAGTCTAGAATATTTAACCAATATGTAAAACAAGCTTAATATCCAGAGGCTACCATTACTGTCAGTTTTCTTGTGCCTGTTTCTAATTTCTACTGTTTCTTCTTTATAAACTAAATAATGCTAATCATTGTAATTTGTAAAAAGACTTCCCCAGAAAAGTTTTTGTGTGTTAACTAATCTCCATTTACAAGCAGGTTTCATATTCTTATTATTTAGGTGAATAGCCTCCACCTCCACTGTTGCCTATTATAGCTGTCATttgaatctagaaaaaaaatgagttagaagaaagcccaaaatatttaagaaaaaaggaatttatgCATTTTAACAGTGTAGAAATGAGACCATTGGCTGTCTTATTGAGTAAGAACTAACAGGCTCATAACTAACATGATATTTTTCTAAGTCCTCTACGGAAACAtcggaaaaaaagaaagaaggaagaagaaatggaaactctGAGTAAAGACATAACTCCTATAAATGAAGATATTCAAGAGACTAATATTGCTTAATGGTAAGTGTGATAAACTTGATAGATGGGAAACTATTCAGGTGACTTTAAGTGGTAAAAAGGGGCTTACCTCTAACTAGTAATTATTGCTTGGAATATGATTATATTTATGAACATCTAAagtaagttaaattttttttcatagaacATAAGGTTAAATAAAAGACTGTCATAACTTTGTTCTGCATGTTATCACAGAAATAGACATTCTAATTCTGTGGGTCATAatgattattatatattttctgcCCTCATTTCTGAGCATAAGAAAGAGGTATTTTAATTTGGACATatcaaactgagaagaaataacAATAGCAATGGTCCATGTTCTAGTAACAACAACTACACTTACTGAGTGCTCACCATATACTCTATGCACTGTTCTAAGCTCTTTAGATGTTTTATCAATCAGGATCCTACAGGAGTCACAAATCTTAGATGATCCAAGAGATTTTGATGGAGAGATTGTGAGAGCAGGTTTCAGGGAACCCACCAGGAATGTCATGGCTCTCTGAGTCTGACAATGGCAAAGAGCTGTTTCCCTTCTTATGCCCAGTGATGTTGGAGTATTATTCTAGCACTCTGAGAAGCTCTGGAGAAGCTCACCAGTCTGTAGTCATGGTGGAAATAGCTGCTGCTGGACCTGAacaaagatggaaggaagaaagagtgggattaaaaaaaaaaaaccctcaaatattCTCTGCTAAACCCATGGGATTGGAGCCCCAGTGATGTAATCTGTAGTGGTTTCCCCTGGAGAAAGATTGAAGTGGGACATACCAGGCAGAACTAGTAGAGTCAGGCAAGAAAGTTTTGGTTGTAATGACATAAAACCCAACTCAAACTGGcttaaaatcaaaacaatgtaCTGGCTCACGTGAATGGTGGCTCAGAGGGAATGAGAGTTTCCCATTTGGTAGAACCAAAAATCATACCTAAGGAAAACAGattatttctgtctttctgctCAATGTCTAAAGAATTAGCTTCAAATTCTAGTTCCTCTATGTCATAAGAGAGTGCAGTAGCAATTGGGCCATCTGCTTCCTTGTTCATATCCAGCATAAGAAAGCAATGACTTTTCCTAACTCTTTCTGCATACAAAGACTCTCTGAGCTGGACAAGGTGGAACATAACTATAATTCCAGgattcaggagactgaagcaagaggaccatgagttcaaggccagcctaggccacatagggagtttgaagccagcctagactacatagtaagacactgtcttaaaaaaaaaaaattgaactcccTACtccccaaaaccaaaccaaactaaaac
This window of the Castor canadensis chromosome 9, mCasCan1.hap1v2, whole genome shotgun sequence genome carries:
- the Btc gene encoding probetacellulin isoform X1; the encoded protein is MDPVASGGGTSSLSLLLALALGLVILDCVVADGNSTRSPGTNGPICGDPGENCAATTTQSRRKGHFSRCPKQYKHYCIKGRCRFVVAEQTPSCVCDEGYTGARCERVDLFYLRGDRGQILVICLIAVMVIFIILVIGVCTCCHPLRKHRKKRKKEEEMETLSKDITPINEDIQETNIA
- the Btc gene encoding probetacellulin isoform X2: MDPVASGGGTSSLSLLLALALATTTQSRRKGHFSRCPKQYKHYCIKGRCRFVVAEQTPSCVCDEGYTGARCERVDLFYLRGDRGQILVICLIAVMVIFIILVIGVCTCCHPLRKHRKKRKKEEEMETLSKDITPINEDIQETNIA